In Candidatus Bathyarchaeia archaeon, a genomic segment contains:
- a CDS encoding DsbA family protein, with product MSGTTTVARKKVAGKTLLEPAGKETAGKYQAPKLEIPVSPERDHIEGPLKAALTLVEYGDYQCPYCGAAYPEVKKVQKELGSDLRFVFRNFPLTNIHEHAMKAAETAEAASAQGKFWPMHDFLYEHQATLGDPSIALGFAGKLGLDTRKFEHGIAQHMYQKRIKDDFMGGVRSGVNGTPTFYVNGVRHDGDAVAKALIEALNHNK from the coding sequence ATGTCCGGGACAACGACGGTTGCGCGAAAGAAAGTCGCGGGGAAGACCCTACTAGAGCCCGCCGGCAAGGAGACAGCCGGAAAGTATCAGGCCCCGAAATTGGAAATTCCAGTCAGTCCTGAGCGCGATCACATAGAAGGACCATTGAAAGCGGCTCTGACCCTTGTTGAGTATGGAGACTATCAATGTCCGTATTGTGGTGCTGCTTATCCGGAAGTGAAAAAGGTCCAGAAAGAACTCGGCTCTGACCTACGGTTCGTCTTTCGCAACTTTCCTCTAACAAACATCCACGAGCACGCTATGAAGGCCGCGGAGACAGCAGAGGCAGCATCTGCCCAGGGCAAGTTCTGGCCTATGCACGATTTTCTCTACGAACACCAAGCCACTCTCGGCGACCCTAGCATCGCCCTTGGCTTTGCAGGGAAGCTAGGCCTTGACACTCGAAAATTTGAACATGGGATAGCTCAGCACATGTATCAGAAAAGAATCAAGGACGATTTCATGGGGGGAGTAAGGAGCGGTGTTAACGGAACACCAACGTTCTACGTCAACGGTGTCAG